One genomic window of Solanum dulcamara chromosome 10, daSolDulc1.2, whole genome shotgun sequence includes the following:
- the LOC129870335 gene encoding katanin p80 WD40 repeat-containing subunit B1 homolog KTN80.4-like isoform X2, whose product MTTTKRAYKLQEFVAHSLSVNCLKIGRKSSRVLVTGGEDHKVNLWSIGKPDAILSLSGHSSGIDSVSFDSSEVLVAAGAASGTIKLWDLEEGKIVRTLTGHRSNCISLDFHPFGEFFASGSLDTNLKIWDIRRKGCIHTYKGHTRGVNTIRFTPDGRWVVSGGEDSSVKIWDLTAGKLLHDFKCHEGKIQCIDFHPHEFLLATGSADKTVKFWDLESFELIGSAGPETTGVRSMAFNTDGRTLLCGLHENLKVFSWEPIRYHDTVDVGWSTLSDLSIHEGKLLGCSYNQSCVGVWVVDISCLEPYTMDSTTQLNGHSAVKSNLRVNLSTSAADATDSSCGRQLISQNSDLVKESKSFRRHSLSQHMVLQRDSSTLTTITDTPGTTQKVNLSTGPKAPPISSRAVPNTTGVKRNSAKTPSTENASIVTKSEIIPVLVPRNNERMELASECRKGGVAGREMPQRLQPKVSDWKSPTPNEDLGRPTAAAQSDVEVPKAIESSSPADRNNFPSVKCSIFETASTDRNVNDDKNLVSTKLDINTAPESLSRHQIENYEARGNILNRKPYSMLGQQRGRTRSTIANWEKRDKVPSYEGLAPCIVEAVPDPDVVPTKVNLTHLNSKIVHEKREDPLSAVSEAVSADDEDIIAHLMDQHNEFVGSMQSRLAKLQVVYQYWKRHDIKGAVSVMEKMADHAVLSELVSFLAEKNDIITLEICTCLLPLLTGLLESKLDRHQDISLNMLLKLVKVFGSPIYTSLSTPTSVGVDLESEKRMERYNLCFIELEKVKSCLPALSRGGSIAKYAQELNLALQEVS is encoded by the exons CTGACGCCATATTG AGCTTGTCAGGTCATTCAAGCGGAATTGATTCAGTTAGCTTTGATTCTTCAGAAGTTCTGGTAGCTGCAGGAGCAGCAAGTGGTACCATCAAGCTTTGGGATTTAGAGGAGGGCAAGA TTGTTCGGACTCTCACTGGACATAGATCCAATTGTATATCATTGGACTTCCATCCCTTTGGTGAGTTCTTTGCATCTGGGTCTCTGGACACAAATCTAAAGATATGGGATATTAGACGCAAAGGGTGCATTCACACATACAAAGGTCATACTCGAGGTGTCAATACCATCAGGTTCACGCCAGATGGTCGTTGGGTTGTATCAGGTGGAGAAGACAGTAGTGTAAAG ATATGGGATTTGACTGCAGGAAAGCTTTTACACGATTTCAAATGTCATGAAGGAAAAATTCAGTGCATAGACTTTCATCCTCATGAGTTCTTACTGGCTACAG GTTCTGCTGACAAGACAGTTAAATTCTGGGACCTTGAATCTTTTGAACTCATAGGTTCTGCTGGACCTGAG ACAACAGGAGTGCGTAGCATGGCCTTTAATACTGATGGAAGAACCCTTCTTTGTGGTTTACATGAGAATTTGAAG GTTTTCTCGTGGGAACCAATTAGGTATCATGATACAGTAGATGTTGGATGGTCTACATTGTCTGATCTTAGTATTCATGAAGGAAAACTTCTTGGATGTTCTTATAATCAAAGTTGTGTTGGAGTGTGGGTTGTCGATATTTCG TGTCTTGAACCATACACAATGGATAGTACTACACAATTAAATGGTCACTCAGCGGTGAAATCCAATTTAAGAGTGAATCTATCCACTTCTGCTGCGGATGCTACAGATTCTAGTTGTGGGAGACAATTAATTTCACAAAACTCTGATCTTGTGAAAGAGTCCAAGTCTTTCAGAAGACATTCTTTGTCACAACACATGGTTCTTCAGAGGGATTCTTCTACTCTTACTA CTATCACAGATACTCCTGGCACCACACAAAAAGTAAATCTCAGTACTGGTCCAAAGGCACCTCCAATCAGCTCAAGAGCAGTTCCTAATACAACCGGTGTAAAGAGGAATTCAGCAAAAACCCCGTCCACAGAAAATGCCTCTATTGTCACTAAGTCAGAGATAATACCTGTTCTTGTCCCAAGAAATAATGAAAGAATGGAGCTGGCATCCGAATGCAGGAAAGGAGGAGTTGCAGGAAGGGAAATGCCACAAAGATTGCAGCCAAAAGTATCTGATTGGAAGTCTCCTACTCCCAACGAAGACCTTGGGAGGCCAACTGCTGCAGCGCAGTCTGATGTTGAAGTACCTAAGGCTATTGAAAGTAGTAGTCCTGCAGACAGGAACAATTTTCCTTCTGTCAAATGCTCAATATTTGAAACTGCTTCAACTGATAGAAATGTGAATGATGACAAGAATTTAGTTTCCACAAAACTTGATATAAATACAGCACCTGAGTCACTTTCCAGACACCAAATTGAAAATT ATGAAGCCCGTGGAAATATTCTTAATAGGAAACCTTATTCCATGCTAGGTCAACAAAGAG GTAGGACACGATCTACTATTGCAAACTGGGAAAAGAGAGATAAAGTTCCTAGTTACGAGGGTCTTGCTCCCTGCATTGTTGAGGCGGTACCTGATCCGGATGTGGTTCCCACCAAGGTG AATTTAACTCATCTTAATTCAAAAATCGTACATGAAAAGAGAGAAGACCCCTTATCAGCTGTAAGTGAGGCGGTTTCTGCTGACGATGAGGATATCATTGCTCACTTGATGGACCAGCACAACGAATTTGTTGGCTCGATGCAATCTCGTTTGGCAAAATTACAG GTTGTCTACCAGTACTGGAAAAGACATGATATTAAAGGGGCAGTAAGTGTAATGGAGAAGATGGCTGATCATGCT GTGCTTTCTGAGTTAGTGAGCTTCTTGGCAGAGAAAAATGACATTATCACATTAGAAATTTGCACATGCCTTCTACCACTTCTCACGGGGCTGCTTGAGAGCAAGTTGGATAG ACATCAAGATATTTCATTGAATATGCTGCTTAAGCTTGTTAAAGTATTTGGTTCACCTATTTATACTTCATTGTCTACTCCAACATCAGTTGGTGTTGATCTTGAGTCAGAGAAAAG GATGGAGCGCTACAATCTCTGCTTTATTGAGCTTGAAAAAGTCAAGAGTTGTCTGCCTGCTCTTTCGAG AGGAGGATCAATTGCCAAATATGCTCAGGAGCTGAATCTAGCACTACAAGAAGTTTCATGA
- the LOC129870335 gene encoding katanin p80 WD40 repeat-containing subunit B1 homolog KTN80.4-like isoform X1, which produces MTTTKRAYKLQEFVAHSLSVNCLKIGRKSSRVLVTGGEDHKVNLWSIGKPDAILSLSGHSSGIDSVSFDSSEVLVAAGAASGTIKLWDLEEGKIVRTLTGHRSNCISLDFHPFGEFFASGSLDTNLKIWDIRRKGCIHTYKGHTRGVNTIRFTPDGRWVVSGGEDSSVKIWDLTAGKLLHDFKCHEGKIQCIDFHPHEFLLATGSADKTVKFWDLESFELIGSAGPETTGVRSMAFNTDGRTLLCGLHENLKVFSWEPIRYHDTVDVGWSTLSDLSIHEGKLLGCSYNQSCVGVWVVDISCLEPYTMDSTTQLNGHSAVKSNLRVNLSTSAADATDSSCGRQLISQNSDLVKESKSFRRHSLSQHMVLQRDSSTLTTITDTPGTTQKVNLSTGPKAPPISSRAVPNTTGVKRNSAKTPSTENASIVTKSEIIPVLVPRNNERMELASECRKGGVAGREMPQRLQPKVSDWKSPTPNEDLGRPTAAAQSDVEVPKAIESSSPADRNNFPSVKCSIFETASTDRNVNDDKNLVSTKLDINTAPESLSRHQIENYEARGNILNRKPYSMLGQQRGRTRSTIANWEKRDKVPSYEGLAPCIVEAVPDPDVVPTKVNLTHLNSKIVHEKREDPLSAVSEAVSADDEDIIAHLMDQHNEFVGSMQSRLAKLQVVYQYWKRHDIKGAVSVMEKMADHAVLSELVSFLAEKNDIITLEICTCLLPLLTGLLESKLDRHQDISLNMLLKLVKVFGSPIYTSLSTPTSVGVDLESEKRMERYNLCFIELEKVKSCLPALSRRGGSIAKYAQELNLALQEVS; this is translated from the exons CTGACGCCATATTG AGCTTGTCAGGTCATTCAAGCGGAATTGATTCAGTTAGCTTTGATTCTTCAGAAGTTCTGGTAGCTGCAGGAGCAGCAAGTGGTACCATCAAGCTTTGGGATTTAGAGGAGGGCAAGA TTGTTCGGACTCTCACTGGACATAGATCCAATTGTATATCATTGGACTTCCATCCCTTTGGTGAGTTCTTTGCATCTGGGTCTCTGGACACAAATCTAAAGATATGGGATATTAGACGCAAAGGGTGCATTCACACATACAAAGGTCATACTCGAGGTGTCAATACCATCAGGTTCACGCCAGATGGTCGTTGGGTTGTATCAGGTGGAGAAGACAGTAGTGTAAAG ATATGGGATTTGACTGCAGGAAAGCTTTTACACGATTTCAAATGTCATGAAGGAAAAATTCAGTGCATAGACTTTCATCCTCATGAGTTCTTACTGGCTACAG GTTCTGCTGACAAGACAGTTAAATTCTGGGACCTTGAATCTTTTGAACTCATAGGTTCTGCTGGACCTGAG ACAACAGGAGTGCGTAGCATGGCCTTTAATACTGATGGAAGAACCCTTCTTTGTGGTTTACATGAGAATTTGAAG GTTTTCTCGTGGGAACCAATTAGGTATCATGATACAGTAGATGTTGGATGGTCTACATTGTCTGATCTTAGTATTCATGAAGGAAAACTTCTTGGATGTTCTTATAATCAAAGTTGTGTTGGAGTGTGGGTTGTCGATATTTCG TGTCTTGAACCATACACAATGGATAGTACTACACAATTAAATGGTCACTCAGCGGTGAAATCCAATTTAAGAGTGAATCTATCCACTTCTGCTGCGGATGCTACAGATTCTAGTTGTGGGAGACAATTAATTTCACAAAACTCTGATCTTGTGAAAGAGTCCAAGTCTTTCAGAAGACATTCTTTGTCACAACACATGGTTCTTCAGAGGGATTCTTCTACTCTTACTA CTATCACAGATACTCCTGGCACCACACAAAAAGTAAATCTCAGTACTGGTCCAAAGGCACCTCCAATCAGCTCAAGAGCAGTTCCTAATACAACCGGTGTAAAGAGGAATTCAGCAAAAACCCCGTCCACAGAAAATGCCTCTATTGTCACTAAGTCAGAGATAATACCTGTTCTTGTCCCAAGAAATAATGAAAGAATGGAGCTGGCATCCGAATGCAGGAAAGGAGGAGTTGCAGGAAGGGAAATGCCACAAAGATTGCAGCCAAAAGTATCTGATTGGAAGTCTCCTACTCCCAACGAAGACCTTGGGAGGCCAACTGCTGCAGCGCAGTCTGATGTTGAAGTACCTAAGGCTATTGAAAGTAGTAGTCCTGCAGACAGGAACAATTTTCCTTCTGTCAAATGCTCAATATTTGAAACTGCTTCAACTGATAGAAATGTGAATGATGACAAGAATTTAGTTTCCACAAAACTTGATATAAATACAGCACCTGAGTCACTTTCCAGACACCAAATTGAAAATT ATGAAGCCCGTGGAAATATTCTTAATAGGAAACCTTATTCCATGCTAGGTCAACAAAGAG GTAGGACACGATCTACTATTGCAAACTGGGAAAAGAGAGATAAAGTTCCTAGTTACGAGGGTCTTGCTCCCTGCATTGTTGAGGCGGTACCTGATCCGGATGTGGTTCCCACCAAGGTG AATTTAACTCATCTTAATTCAAAAATCGTACATGAAAAGAGAGAAGACCCCTTATCAGCTGTAAGTGAGGCGGTTTCTGCTGACGATGAGGATATCATTGCTCACTTGATGGACCAGCACAACGAATTTGTTGGCTCGATGCAATCTCGTTTGGCAAAATTACAG GTTGTCTACCAGTACTGGAAAAGACATGATATTAAAGGGGCAGTAAGTGTAATGGAGAAGATGGCTGATCATGCT GTGCTTTCTGAGTTAGTGAGCTTCTTGGCAGAGAAAAATGACATTATCACATTAGAAATTTGCACATGCCTTCTACCACTTCTCACGGGGCTGCTTGAGAGCAAGTTGGATAG ACATCAAGATATTTCATTGAATATGCTGCTTAAGCTTGTTAAAGTATTTGGTTCACCTATTTATACTTCATTGTCTACTCCAACATCAGTTGGTGTTGATCTTGAGTCAGAGAAAAG GATGGAGCGCTACAATCTCTGCTTTATTGAGCTTGAAAAAGTCAAGAGTTGTCTGCCTGCTCTTTCGAG AAGAGGAGGATCAATTGCCAAATATGCTCAGGAGCTGAATCTAGCACTACAAGAAGTTTCATGA
- the LOC129870335 gene encoding katanin p80 WD40 repeat-containing subunit B1 homolog KTN80.4-like isoform X4: MTTTKRAYKLQEFVAHSLSVNCLKIGRKSSRVLVTGGEDHKVNLWSIGKPDAILSLSGHSSGIDSVSFDSSEVLVAAGAASGTIKLWDLEEGKIVRTLTGHRSNCISLDFHPFGEFFASGSLDTNLKIWDIRRKGCIHTYKGHTRGVNTIRFTPDGRWVVSGGEDSSVKIWDLTAGKLLHDFKCHEGKIQCIDFHPHEFLLATGSADKTVKFWDLESFELIGSAGPETTGVRSMAFNTDGRTLLCGLHENLKVFSWEPIRYHDTVDVGWSTLSDLSIHEGKLLGCSYNQSCVGVWVVDISCLEPYTMDSTTQLNGHSAVKSNLRVNLSTSAADATDSSCGRQLISQNSDLVKESKSFRRHSLSQHMVLQRDSSTLTTITDTPGTTQKVNLSTGPKAPPISSRAVPNTTGVKRNSAKTPSTENASIVTKSEIIPVLVPRNNERMELASECRKGGVAGREMPQRLQPKVSDWKSPTPNEDLGRPTAAAQSDVEVPKAIESSSPADRNNFPSVKCSIFETASTDRNVNDDKNLVSTKLDINTAPESLSRHQIENYEARGNILNRKPYSMLGQQRGRTRSTIANWEKRDKVPSYEGLAPCIVEAVPDPDVVPTKVREDPLSAVSEAVSADDEDIIAHLMDQHNEFVGSMQSRLAKLQVVYQYWKRHDIKGAVSVMEKMADHAVLSELVSFLAEKNDIITLEICTCLLPLLTGLLESKLDRHQDISLNMLLKLVKVFGSPIYTSLSTPTSVGVDLESEKRMERYNLCFIELEKVKSCLPALSRRGGSIAKYAQELNLALQEVS; encoded by the exons CTGACGCCATATTG AGCTTGTCAGGTCATTCAAGCGGAATTGATTCAGTTAGCTTTGATTCTTCAGAAGTTCTGGTAGCTGCAGGAGCAGCAAGTGGTACCATCAAGCTTTGGGATTTAGAGGAGGGCAAGA TTGTTCGGACTCTCACTGGACATAGATCCAATTGTATATCATTGGACTTCCATCCCTTTGGTGAGTTCTTTGCATCTGGGTCTCTGGACACAAATCTAAAGATATGGGATATTAGACGCAAAGGGTGCATTCACACATACAAAGGTCATACTCGAGGTGTCAATACCATCAGGTTCACGCCAGATGGTCGTTGGGTTGTATCAGGTGGAGAAGACAGTAGTGTAAAG ATATGGGATTTGACTGCAGGAAAGCTTTTACACGATTTCAAATGTCATGAAGGAAAAATTCAGTGCATAGACTTTCATCCTCATGAGTTCTTACTGGCTACAG GTTCTGCTGACAAGACAGTTAAATTCTGGGACCTTGAATCTTTTGAACTCATAGGTTCTGCTGGACCTGAG ACAACAGGAGTGCGTAGCATGGCCTTTAATACTGATGGAAGAACCCTTCTTTGTGGTTTACATGAGAATTTGAAG GTTTTCTCGTGGGAACCAATTAGGTATCATGATACAGTAGATGTTGGATGGTCTACATTGTCTGATCTTAGTATTCATGAAGGAAAACTTCTTGGATGTTCTTATAATCAAAGTTGTGTTGGAGTGTGGGTTGTCGATATTTCG TGTCTTGAACCATACACAATGGATAGTACTACACAATTAAATGGTCACTCAGCGGTGAAATCCAATTTAAGAGTGAATCTATCCACTTCTGCTGCGGATGCTACAGATTCTAGTTGTGGGAGACAATTAATTTCACAAAACTCTGATCTTGTGAAAGAGTCCAAGTCTTTCAGAAGACATTCTTTGTCACAACACATGGTTCTTCAGAGGGATTCTTCTACTCTTACTA CTATCACAGATACTCCTGGCACCACACAAAAAGTAAATCTCAGTACTGGTCCAAAGGCACCTCCAATCAGCTCAAGAGCAGTTCCTAATACAACCGGTGTAAAGAGGAATTCAGCAAAAACCCCGTCCACAGAAAATGCCTCTATTGTCACTAAGTCAGAGATAATACCTGTTCTTGTCCCAAGAAATAATGAAAGAATGGAGCTGGCATCCGAATGCAGGAAAGGAGGAGTTGCAGGAAGGGAAATGCCACAAAGATTGCAGCCAAAAGTATCTGATTGGAAGTCTCCTACTCCCAACGAAGACCTTGGGAGGCCAACTGCTGCAGCGCAGTCTGATGTTGAAGTACCTAAGGCTATTGAAAGTAGTAGTCCTGCAGACAGGAACAATTTTCCTTCTGTCAAATGCTCAATATTTGAAACTGCTTCAACTGATAGAAATGTGAATGATGACAAGAATTTAGTTTCCACAAAACTTGATATAAATACAGCACCTGAGTCACTTTCCAGACACCAAATTGAAAATT ATGAAGCCCGTGGAAATATTCTTAATAGGAAACCTTATTCCATGCTAGGTCAACAAAGAG GTAGGACACGATCTACTATTGCAAACTGGGAAAAGAGAGATAAAGTTCCTAGTTACGAGGGTCTTGCTCCCTGCATTGTTGAGGCGGTACCTGATCCGGATGTGGTTCCCACCAAGGTG AGAGAAGACCCCTTATCAGCTGTAAGTGAGGCGGTTTCTGCTGACGATGAGGATATCATTGCTCACTTGATGGACCAGCACAACGAATTTGTTGGCTCGATGCAATCTCGTTTGGCAAAATTACAG GTTGTCTACCAGTACTGGAAAAGACATGATATTAAAGGGGCAGTAAGTGTAATGGAGAAGATGGCTGATCATGCT GTGCTTTCTGAGTTAGTGAGCTTCTTGGCAGAGAAAAATGACATTATCACATTAGAAATTTGCACATGCCTTCTACCACTTCTCACGGGGCTGCTTGAGAGCAAGTTGGATAG ACATCAAGATATTTCATTGAATATGCTGCTTAAGCTTGTTAAAGTATTTGGTTCACCTATTTATACTTCATTGTCTACTCCAACATCAGTTGGTGTTGATCTTGAGTCAGAGAAAAG GATGGAGCGCTACAATCTCTGCTTTATTGAGCTTGAAAAAGTCAAGAGTTGTCTGCCTGCTCTTTCGAG AAGAGGAGGATCAATTGCCAAATATGCTCAGGAGCTGAATCTAGCACTACAAGAAGTTTCATGA
- the LOC129870335 gene encoding katanin p80 WD40 repeat-containing subunit B1 homolog KTN80.4-like isoform X3 has protein sequence MTTTKRAYKLQEFVAHSLSVNCLKIGRKSSRVLVTGGEDHKVNLWSIGKPDAILSLSGHSSGIDSVSFDSSEVLVAAGAASGTIKLWDLEEGKIVRTLTGHRSNCISLDFHPFGEFFASGSLDTNLKIWDIRRKGCIHTYKGHTRGVNTIRFTPDGRWVVSGGEDSSVKIWDLTAGKLLHDFKCHEGKIQCIDFHPHEFLLATGSADKTVKFWDLESFELIGSAGPETTGVRSMAFNTDGRTLLCGLHENLKVFSWEPIRYHDTVDVGWSTLSDLSIHEGKLLGCSYNQSCVGVWVVDISCLEPYTMDSTTQLNGHSAVKSNLRVNLSTSAADATDSSCGRQLISQNSDLVKESKSFRRHSLSQHMVLQRDSSTLTNTPGTTQKVNLSTGPKAPPISSRAVPNTTGVKRNSAKTPSTENASIVTKSEIIPVLVPRNNERMELASECRKGGVAGREMPQRLQPKVSDWKSPTPNEDLGRPTAAAQSDVEVPKAIESSSPADRNNFPSVKCSIFETASTDRNVNDDKNLVSTKLDINTAPESLSRHQIENYEARGNILNRKPYSMLGQQRGRTRSTIANWEKRDKVPSYEGLAPCIVEAVPDPDVVPTKVNLTHLNSKIVHEKREDPLSAVSEAVSADDEDIIAHLMDQHNEFVGSMQSRLAKLQVVYQYWKRHDIKGAVSVMEKMADHAVLSELVSFLAEKNDIITLEICTCLLPLLTGLLESKLDRHQDISLNMLLKLVKVFGSPIYTSLSTPTSVGVDLESEKRMERYNLCFIELEKVKSCLPALSRRGGSIAKYAQELNLALQEVS, from the exons CTGACGCCATATTG AGCTTGTCAGGTCATTCAAGCGGAATTGATTCAGTTAGCTTTGATTCTTCAGAAGTTCTGGTAGCTGCAGGAGCAGCAAGTGGTACCATCAAGCTTTGGGATTTAGAGGAGGGCAAGA TTGTTCGGACTCTCACTGGACATAGATCCAATTGTATATCATTGGACTTCCATCCCTTTGGTGAGTTCTTTGCATCTGGGTCTCTGGACACAAATCTAAAGATATGGGATATTAGACGCAAAGGGTGCATTCACACATACAAAGGTCATACTCGAGGTGTCAATACCATCAGGTTCACGCCAGATGGTCGTTGGGTTGTATCAGGTGGAGAAGACAGTAGTGTAAAG ATATGGGATTTGACTGCAGGAAAGCTTTTACACGATTTCAAATGTCATGAAGGAAAAATTCAGTGCATAGACTTTCATCCTCATGAGTTCTTACTGGCTACAG GTTCTGCTGACAAGACAGTTAAATTCTGGGACCTTGAATCTTTTGAACTCATAGGTTCTGCTGGACCTGAG ACAACAGGAGTGCGTAGCATGGCCTTTAATACTGATGGAAGAACCCTTCTTTGTGGTTTACATGAGAATTTGAAG GTTTTCTCGTGGGAACCAATTAGGTATCATGATACAGTAGATGTTGGATGGTCTACATTGTCTGATCTTAGTATTCATGAAGGAAAACTTCTTGGATGTTCTTATAATCAAAGTTGTGTTGGAGTGTGGGTTGTCGATATTTCG TGTCTTGAACCATACACAATGGATAGTACTACACAATTAAATGGTCACTCAGCGGTGAAATCCAATTTAAGAGTGAATCTATCCACTTCTGCTGCGGATGCTACAGATTCTAGTTGTGGGAGACAATTAATTTCACAAAACTCTGATCTTGTGAAAGAGTCCAAGTCTTTCAGAAGACATTCTTTGTCACAACACATGGTTCTTCAGAGGGATTCTTCTACTCTTACTA ATACTCCTGGCACCACACAAAAAGTAAATCTCAGTACTGGTCCAAAGGCACCTCCAATCAGCTCAAGAGCAGTTCCTAATACAACCGGTGTAAAGAGGAATTCAGCAAAAACCCCGTCCACAGAAAATGCCTCTATTGTCACTAAGTCAGAGATAATACCTGTTCTTGTCCCAAGAAATAATGAAAGAATGGAGCTGGCATCCGAATGCAGGAAAGGAGGAGTTGCAGGAAGGGAAATGCCACAAAGATTGCAGCCAAAAGTATCTGATTGGAAGTCTCCTACTCCCAACGAAGACCTTGGGAGGCCAACTGCTGCAGCGCAGTCTGATGTTGAAGTACCTAAGGCTATTGAAAGTAGTAGTCCTGCAGACAGGAACAATTTTCCTTCTGTCAAATGCTCAATATTTGAAACTGCTTCAACTGATAGAAATGTGAATGATGACAAGAATTTAGTTTCCACAAAACTTGATATAAATACAGCACCTGAGTCACTTTCCAGACACCAAATTGAAAATT ATGAAGCCCGTGGAAATATTCTTAATAGGAAACCTTATTCCATGCTAGGTCAACAAAGAG GTAGGACACGATCTACTATTGCAAACTGGGAAAAGAGAGATAAAGTTCCTAGTTACGAGGGTCTTGCTCCCTGCATTGTTGAGGCGGTACCTGATCCGGATGTGGTTCCCACCAAGGTG AATTTAACTCATCTTAATTCAAAAATCGTACATGAAAAGAGAGAAGACCCCTTATCAGCTGTAAGTGAGGCGGTTTCTGCTGACGATGAGGATATCATTGCTCACTTGATGGACCAGCACAACGAATTTGTTGGCTCGATGCAATCTCGTTTGGCAAAATTACAG GTTGTCTACCAGTACTGGAAAAGACATGATATTAAAGGGGCAGTAAGTGTAATGGAGAAGATGGCTGATCATGCT GTGCTTTCTGAGTTAGTGAGCTTCTTGGCAGAGAAAAATGACATTATCACATTAGAAATTTGCACATGCCTTCTACCACTTCTCACGGGGCTGCTTGAGAGCAAGTTGGATAG ACATCAAGATATTTCATTGAATATGCTGCTTAAGCTTGTTAAAGTATTTGGTTCACCTATTTATACTTCATTGTCTACTCCAACATCAGTTGGTGTTGATCTTGAGTCAGAGAAAAG GATGGAGCGCTACAATCTCTGCTTTATTGAGCTTGAAAAAGTCAAGAGTTGTCTGCCTGCTCTTTCGAG AAGAGGAGGATCAATTGCCAAATATGCTCAGGAGCTGAATCTAGCACTACAAGAAGTTTCATGA